In Phocoena phocoena chromosome 8, mPhoPho1.1, whole genome shotgun sequence, the following are encoded in one genomic region:
- the KBTBD3 gene encoding kelch repeat and BTB domain-containing protein 3, giving the protein MEVAMDNSYDFNQQGSCNGIPSEKKNNFLVSEDHGQKILSILQNFREQNVFYDFKIIVKDEIIPCHRCVLAACSDFFRAMFEVNMKERDGGSVTITNLSSKAVKAFLDYAYTGKTKITDDNVEMFFQLSSFLQVSFLSKACSDFLIKSINLVNCLQLLSISDSYGSARLFDHALYFVQHHFSLLFKSSDFLEMNFGVLQKCLESDELNVPEEETVLKVVLSWTKHNLESRQKHLPYLIKKVRLYQLSEETLQDCLLNEECLLKSTNCFDIIIDAIKCVQGSGGLFPDARPSTTEKYIFVHKTEENGEDQYTFCYNIKSDSWKILPQSHLIDLPGSSLSSYGEKIFLTGGCKGPCCRTVRLHIAESYHDATDQTWCYCPVKNDFFLVSTMKTPRTMHTSVMALNRLFVIGGKTRGSQDIRSLLDVESYNPLSKEWISVSPLPRGIYYPEASACQNVIYVLGSEVEITDAFNPSLDCFFKYNATTDQWSELVAEFGQFFHATLIKAVPVNCTLYICDLSTYKVYSFCPDTCVWKGEGSFECAGFNAGAVGIEDKIYILGGDYAPDEITDEVQVYHSSRSEWEEVSPMPRALTEFYCQVIQFNKYRDPWFSNHF; this is encoded by the exons ATGGAAGTGGCTATGGATAattcatatgatttcaatcaACAAGGCTCATGTAATGGAATTCcatctgagaagaaaaacaacttcCTTGTGTCAGAAGATCATGGACAGAAAATCTTAAGTATACTACAGAATTTTCGAGAACAAAATGTCttttatgatttcaaaataatCGTGAAAGATGAAATAATCCCATGTCATCGTTGTGTGTTAGCAGCATGCAGTGACTTTTTCAG GGCTATGTTTGAAGTAAACATGAAAGAAAGAGATGGTGGAAGTGTTACCATTACTAATTTGTCCTCCAAAGCAGTAAAAGCATTTCTTGATTATGCCTATACtggaaaaacaaagataacaGATGATAATGTGGAAATGTTCTTCCAGTTGTCATCATTTCTTCAAGTTTCCTTCTTGTCCAAAGCTTGCAGtgactttttaataaaaagtattaatCTTGTGAATTGTTTACAGTTATTATCTATATCAGATAGCTATGGCTCTGCCCGTTTGTTTGATCATGCTTTATACTTTGTACAACAtcacttttctttattatttaaatccAGTGATTTCTTAGAGATGAATTTTGGAGTACTGCAAAAATGTCTGGAATCAGATGAATTAAATGTTCCTGAAGAAGAAACTGTACTGAAAGTTGTCCTTAGTTGGACTAAACATAACTTAGAATCAAGGCAAAAGCATCTGCCTTATTTGATTAAAAAAGTAAGATTATATCAGTTATCTGAGGAGACACTTCAAGATTGTTTACTCAATGAAGAGTGTTTACTAAAAAGCACAAACTGTTTTGACATAATCATAGATGCAATTAAGTGTGTGCAAGGTTCTGGTGGACTTTTCCCTGATGCTCGACCATCCACaactgaaaaatacatatttgttcACAAAACTGAGGAAAATGGAGAAGATCAATATACATTTTGCTATAATATTAAAAGTGATTCATGGAAGATACTGCCACAATCACACCTGATTGATTTGCCAGGATCTAGTTTGTCTAGTTATGGGGAGAAAATATTCTTGACAGGCGGTTGCAAAGGGCCGTGTTGTAGAACAGTTCGGCTTCATATTGCAGAGTCATATCATGATGCCACTGATCAAACCTGGTGCTACTGTCCAgtcaaaaatgattttttcctgGTATCAACTATGAAAACACCAAGAACCATGCATACATCAGTTATGGCTCTCAACAGATTATTTGTCATAGGTGGAAAGACTAGAGGATCCCAGGACATTAGAAGTCTCTTAGATGTTGAATCTTACAACCCTCTTTCCAAAGAATGGATATCTGTTAGCCCATTACCCAGGGGCATATACTATCCTGAAGCAAGTGCATGCCAAAATGTAATTTATGTTCTTGGATCAGAGGTAGAGATTACAGATGCTTTTAACCCATCACttgattgcttttttaaatacAATGCTACAACTGATCAGTGGTCTGAACTAGTAGCAGAGTTTGGGCAGTTTTTTCATGCAACACTAATTAAAGCTGTCCCAGTAAACTGCACACTGTATATATGTGACCTTTCCACTTATAAGGTTTATAGTTTTTGTCCAGATACTTGTGTTTGGAAGGGTGAAGGGTCTTTTGAATGTGCAGGCTTCAACGCAGGTGCAGTTGGAATtgaagataaaatttatatattaggTGGTGATTATGCACCAGATGAAATCACAGATGAAGTGCAGGTCTACCACAGCAGCAGGTCTGAGTGGGAAGAAGTTTCACCAATGCCAAGAGCCTTAACTGAATTTTACTGCCAGGTGATTCAGTTTAATAAATACAGGGACCCATGGTTTTCTAATCATTTCTAA